The Parachlamydia acanthamoebae genome has a window encoding:
- the metK gene encoding methionine adenosyltransferase yields the protein MGNYLFTSESVAVGHPDKIADQISDAILDACLEQDPLSRVACETLVTSGLVMLAGEITTTANVNYQDVVRQTIQEIGYHESFLGFDFRSCGILTSLHTQSPDIARGIHEETPDEMGAGDQGLMFGYASDETEELMPLPIALAHAFVRELRRLRVSKELPYLRPDGKTQVTVEYDEHDQPVRVHNVVISTQHSADVDNQTIYEDMTRMAYRIVPPKFIDNKTLFFINPTGRFVLGGPVADTGLTGRKIIVDTYGGIARHGGGAFSGKDPTKVDRSACYMARYIAKNIVKAKLAKRCEVQLSYAIGVSQPTALHVQTFGTSKYSSEQLEKAIHAVFPLTPHGLIEMLDLRRPIYKKTAFGGHFGREEPEFTWEKTDQVHALQKAIEKHVP from the coding sequence ATGGGAAATTATTTATTCACTTCCGAGTCTGTCGCTGTCGGGCATCCTGACAAAATCGCCGATCAAATTTCAGATGCTATTTTAGATGCCTGTCTAGAGCAAGACCCTCTTTCTAGGGTCGCTTGTGAAACCCTTGTGACATCCGGTTTGGTGATGTTAGCCGGTGAAATTACCACAACCGCCAATGTTAACTATCAGGATGTTGTGCGGCAAACCATCCAAGAGATTGGCTATCATGAAAGTTTCCTAGGATTTGATTTTCGTTCTTGTGGAATTTTAACTTCTCTCCACACGCAATCTCCTGACATTGCCCGAGGAATTCATGAAGAGACGCCCGATGAAATGGGTGCAGGAGATCAAGGTTTAATGTTTGGCTATGCTTCGGATGAAACGGAAGAGCTGATGCCATTGCCCATTGCTCTTGCACATGCTTTTGTAAGGGAATTGCGCAGACTCAGAGTTTCCAAAGAATTGCCTTATCTGCGGCCGGATGGAAAGACACAGGTGACTGTTGAATATGATGAACATGACCAACCTGTACGCGTACATAATGTGGTGATTTCAACGCAACATTCGGCAGATGTCGATAATCAAACCATTTATGAAGATATGACGCGTATGGCGTATCGTATTGTTCCGCCGAAATTTATTGATAACAAAACCCTTTTCTTTATCAATCCGACGGGCCGATTTGTTTTAGGCGGGCCTGTAGCTGATACAGGTTTGACAGGGCGAAAAATTATTGTCGACACATACGGAGGTATTGCTCGTCACGGTGGAGGCGCTTTCTCAGGAAAAGATCCCACAAAAGTAGATCGCTCTGCTTGCTATATGGCTCGGTATATTGCGAAAAATATCGTTAAAGCAAAACTAGCCAAACGTTGCGAAGTCCAATTATCCTATGCCATCGGGGTGTCGCAACCCACAGCTTTGCATGTGCAAACTTTTGGAACCTCTAAATATAGCAGTGAACAGCTTGAAAAAGCGATTCATGCGGTTTTCCCATTGACTCCTCATGGATTGATCGAAATGCTCGATCTGCGACGGCCCATTTATAAAAAGACGGCTTTTGGCGGGCATTTTGGTCGAGAAGAGCCTGAATTCACATGGGAGAAAACGGACCAGGTGCATGCTTTGCAAAAGGCAATCGAAAAACATGTCCCTTAA
- a CDS encoding polysaccharide biosynthesis/export family protein, whose protein sequence is MKPLMFFALLICIATGCSRPYCDYAIVGADEFVTDSYKIREGKFGILEMEGIETGCIPPEAMEEYQDAIAEDDVLNVVVYHPKRKDLMESFQFINDKVGGFRVYQGRLELPDIESVYVEGLTLEEARMEVQARLSEHIQDAEVFIGYKDRLLRKVELAGLVKVPAVPVDGKIRLFEVLSKASPPPQANLYMSYVLRNGMPMAVDMYKLMNTGDMSQNIVMRGGDKIFIASPSDATVMLMGEVGLPTAVSLPYGFMSLREALVAARGIPYTGDRRRIQVIRGNIPCPKIYVLSWEHIIHLPNNSLLLMPGDTVYVSEKPITAWNRFINQLLPSFQGVQAAYGVYRLTTD, encoded by the coding sequence ATGAAACCTCTCATGTTTTTTGCGTTATTAATCTGCATTGCAACTGGCTGTTCACGCCCATATTGCGATTATGCCATTGTGGGTGCAGATGAATTTGTCACGGATTCGTATAAAATTCGTGAAGGGAAATTTGGCATTTTAGAAATGGAAGGAATAGAGACCGGCTGTATTCCCCCTGAAGCAATGGAAGAGTATCAAGATGCCATTGCGGAAGATGACGTGTTAAATGTCGTTGTTTATCATCCGAAGCGAAAAGATTTGATGGAATCTTTTCAGTTCATTAATGACAAAGTGGGTGGATTCAGAGTTTATCAAGGTCGACTTGAGCTTCCGGATATAGAATCCGTCTATGTGGAAGGGCTTACATTAGAAGAAGCTCGCATGGAAGTTCAGGCACGCTTGAGCGAACATATCCAAGATGCAGAAGTTTTCATCGGTTATAAAGATCGTTTACTCAGAAAGGTGGAATTGGCAGGGCTCGTCAAAGTCCCGGCAGTACCAGTCGATGGAAAAATCCGGTTATTTGAAGTTCTCTCTAAAGCCAGTCCTCCTCCACAAGCCAACTTATACATGAGCTATGTTTTGCGCAACGGAATGCCCATGGCTGTGGATATGTATAAATTAATGAATACGGGAGATATGAGCCAGAATATCGTCATGAGAGGAGGTGATAAAATTTTCATTGCAAGTCCTTCTGACGCTACCGTGATGTTGATGGGAGAAGTTGGCTTACCGACAGCTGTGAGCCTTCCTTATGGCTTTATGTCTTTACGTGAAGCTTTAGTGGCTGCTAGAGGGATTCCCTATACGGGTGATCGACGACGCATTCAGGTCATTAGAGGCAACATCCCTTGTCCCAAAATTTACGTGCTATCTTGGGAGCACATTATTCACCTTCCCAACAACAGTTTACTCCTCATGCCAGGAGACACCGTGTATGTTTCAGAAAAACCAATTACTGCTTGGAACCGCTTTATCAACCAATTACTCCCAAGTTTTCAGGGAGTGCAAGCAGCTTATGGCGTTTATCGCCTAACAACAGATTAA
- a CDS encoding DUF971 domain-containing protein, whose protein sequence is MTHTPALYICSIQQKDNHTFSIEWNDGHRMNYRLSDLQRVCPCAGCWDDANQERLNLPQNSPDNLTALKITSVGRYALQIRFSSGCSNGIYCYDFLHAFHLRTQNETT, encoded by the coding sequence ATGACACATACACCCGCATTATATATTTGCTCGATTCAGCAAAAGGATAATCACACATTCTCAATTGAATGGAACGATGGACATCGCATGAACTATCGCTTATCTGACCTTCAACGCGTCTGCCCTTGTGCGGGATGCTGGGATGACGCCAATCAAGAGCGTTTAAATCTACCCCAAAATAGTCCAGACAATCTCACCGCGCTTAAAATTACCAGCGTAGGAAGATATGCTCTCCAAATTCGCTTTTCTTCAGGATGTTCAAATGGCATTTATTGCTACGATTTTCTTCATGCTTTCCACTTAAGGACCCAAAATGAAACCACCTAG
- a CDS encoding NFACT RNA binding domain-containing protein, translating to MSLNRTEIAHLIVELQCLQGAQILDCIQKEARQLFLVFKTTKGSILTLLLGFQEPFLRFHLTSQKQRVTHGELSRKLYFFLQDSYVMKIEQLNDDRILQVTFQKEKQLYRLVGEFFSKRPNLFLLDSQNHILASLNSVSAGVYIVPSLRPPDSSAPNAPILSSQEIESRYLVLEKAAVFQKEKQSLHREIRDKIKKCEKYRLKHTQELQQLEKWKDFQEEGELIQANLFRIKKGMASLEVEDWFHAGQLRVLTFDIHEEPAERIAQLFRQAKKRKGGIERCQAQLIQASIDLEQWESALVLAEKAVMEVDLQNIRNKWLLHRPAEKQKETIALPFFEYQSEVGLKIWVGKGAKQNERLTFSYAKGSDWWLHVRDFPGAHVVIRVAKGQRPDRESLKDAFQLALAYSKAKNQGKAEILLTQCKHVSRFGRKKIGQVHVSSHEIFLESFDSERFQKIKNRKIK from the coding sequence ATGTCCCTTAATCGAACAGAGATTGCGCATCTAATTGTCGAGTTGCAATGTCTTCAGGGAGCTCAAATTTTAGATTGCATTCAAAAAGAAGCCCGACAGCTATTCCTCGTTTTTAAAACAACAAAAGGGTCTATCTTGACCCTTTTGTTGGGTTTCCAAGAGCCTTTCTTACGCTTTCACTTGACGTCGCAAAAACAGCGTGTAACTCATGGTGAGCTGTCGCGCAAACTTTATTTTTTCTTGCAAGACAGCTATGTCATGAAGATCGAACAACTCAATGATGATCGTATCTTGCAAGTGACCTTTCAAAAAGAAAAACAGCTTTATCGTTTGGTAGGCGAGTTTTTTTCTAAACGTCCTAACCTGTTCTTGCTTGATTCTCAAAATCATATCTTGGCAAGCTTGAATTCTGTTTCAGCAGGTGTTTATATTGTACCTTCGCTTCGTCCACCGGATTCATCCGCTCCAAATGCTCCCATTTTATCCAGTCAAGAAATTGAAAGCCGCTATCTTGTACTTGAGAAGGCTGCGGTTTTTCAAAAAGAAAAGCAATCTCTGCATCGGGAGATTAGAGACAAAATAAAAAAATGTGAGAAATATAGGCTCAAACACACCCAAGAATTGCAACAGCTTGAAAAATGGAAAGATTTCCAAGAAGAAGGTGAGTTGATTCAAGCGAACTTATTTCGTATAAAAAAGGGCATGGCTTCATTAGAAGTGGAGGACTGGTTTCATGCAGGGCAATTGCGCGTCCTAACTTTTGATATCCATGAAGAACCTGCCGAACGCATTGCTCAGCTGTTTCGACAGGCAAAAAAAAGGAAGGGTGGGATTGAGCGTTGTCAGGCTCAACTTATTCAAGCTTCTATTGATTTGGAGCAATGGGAAAGCGCTTTAGTCCTTGCAGAAAAAGCTGTGATGGAAGTTGATTTACAAAATATCCGTAATAAATGGCTCCTTCACCGCCCAGCCGAAAAACAAAAGGAAACAATTGCCCTTCCTTTTTTTGAATATCAGTCTGAAGTCGGCTTAAAAATTTGGGTGGGAAAAGGGGCTAAGCAAAATGAACGCTTAACCTTTTCTTATGCAAAAGGATCTGATTGGTGGTTGCATGTCCGTGATTTCCCGGGTGCGCATGTGGTGATCCGCGTTGCAAAGGGACAACGACCAGATAGGGAATCTTTAAAAGATGCCTTTCAACTCGCATTAGCCTATAGCAAAGCTAAAAATCAGGGAAAGGCCGAAATTCTTTTGACCCAATGTAAACATGTGTCTCGTTTTGGTCGTAAAAAAATTGGGCAGGTCCATGTCTCTTCGCACGAAATTTTTCTAGAAAGTTTTGATTCCGAACGTTTTCAAAAAATTAAGAACAGAAAAATCAAATAA
- a CDS encoding Mrp/NBP35 family ATP-binding protein has protein sequence MPIQMFDNTKTPSIQNVIAIAAGKGGVGKSTMTVNLALALKRLGYEVGILDADIYGPSIRKMLPEDRLPTQRDALITPALCQGIRMISIAYFRHENEAAVVRAPIANNVITQFIQNVSWGQLDYLLVDFPPGTGDIQLTLAQQANLTGAIVVTTPQEISLLDVRKAIHMFNQVKIPLIGIIENMSYYVDPSSQEKRFLFGEGGGKKLATEIGAPLLGSIPIDPEICRSGDEGSSLFSKTPLSSSAQSFQHAAGQLVDHVQVLKENSKKGLSHFELNWKEMAK, from the coding sequence ATGCCAATCCAAATGTTTGACAACACAAAAACTCCTTCTATTCAAAATGTGATTGCAATCGCTGCAGGTAAAGGTGGCGTTGGAAAATCGACAATGACAGTCAATCTGGCTTTGGCCTTGAAACGACTAGGATACGAAGTTGGGATTCTCGATGCCGATATTTACGGTCCTTCCATTCGCAAAATGCTTCCGGAGGATCGCCTTCCCACCCAGCGAGATGCCTTGATTACCCCTGCCCTTTGCCAAGGGATTCGAATGATTTCTATCGCTTATTTTAGACACGAAAACGAAGCTGCCGTGGTAAGAGCTCCCATTGCCAATAATGTGATCACACAATTTATCCAAAATGTCAGTTGGGGACAGCTCGATTATCTTTTAGTGGATTTCCCTCCAGGAACCGGAGACATTCAACTTACATTGGCACAACAGGCCAATTTAACAGGTGCAATTGTCGTTACCACGCCTCAAGAAATCTCTTTGTTAGATGTTCGAAAAGCCATTCATATGTTTAATCAAGTCAAAATCCCTTTAATTGGCATTATTGAAAATATGAGCTATTATGTAGATCCAAGCTCTCAAGAAAAACGGTTTCTTTTTGGAGAGGGTGGAGGCAAAAAATTAGCGACGGAAATAGGCGCTCCTCTTCTAGGGTCTATCCCAATCGATCCGGAGATTTGCCGCAGTGGAGATGAAGGGTCTTCGCTTTTTTCTAAAACCCCTTTATCCTCTAGTGCTCAGTCTTTTCAACATGCAGCGGGTCAACTCGTCGACCATGTGCAAGTTCTCAAAGAAAATAGCAAAAAAGGACTTTCTCATTTTGAACTGAACTGGAAGGAAATGGCTAAATGA
- a CDS encoding NTP/NDP exchange transporter, with protein MTNESKPEFGPLRSFFWPVHNYELRKLLPMFLMFFCISFNYTILRDTKDTLIVTSSGAEAIPFLKVWGVVPAAIIFMLLYAKLSNILSKEKLFYVTITPFIVFFALFATVLYPNKDFLHPTTSAEYIQSFLPEGLGGLVACYRNWTYSLFYILSELWGSAVLSLMFWGFANDIMKITEAKRFYTLLGLGANVALLVSGPAIMYFSDIRKHLPAGVDAWQVSLNYLMGSVVLAGVCVVAVYWWMQRNVMTDPRYYDPSDVKQPKKAKAKMSIMESFAFLGKSKYILCIAILVICYGISINLVEVTWKNQLKLQYPNPNEYNTFMGAFSTFTGAITIIMMFVGGYIVRKKGWGFAAMTTPTVLLLTGLGFFSFVIFRDSLQGYIAMLGTTPLMLAVVIGMIQNIMSKSTKYSLFDPTKEMAYIPLDQESKVKGKAAIDVVGARLGKSGGSFIQQGLLVFFGTISAITPYVAVATIAVIVVWMIAVRSLNKQFVALTGETIAKPAVPVAAVKAATETTAA; from the coding sequence ATGACAAATGAATCCAAGCCAGAGTTTGGACCGTTGCGCTCCTTTTTTTGGCCTGTGCATAACTACGAGTTGAGAAAACTCTTGCCGATGTTTTTGATGTTTTTTTGTATTTCTTTTAACTATACAATTTTAAGAGATACTAAGGATACATTAATTGTGACTTCTTCTGGTGCAGAAGCGATTCCATTCTTGAAAGTTTGGGGCGTTGTACCTGCAGCCATTATTTTTATGTTGCTTTATGCAAAATTAAGCAACATCCTTAGCAAAGAAAAACTTTTTTATGTCACAATCACTCCGTTTATTGTTTTCTTTGCCCTGTTTGCTACAGTGCTTTATCCAAATAAAGACTTTTTGCATCCGACAACTTCAGCAGAATACATTCAATCTTTCTTACCAGAAGGCTTGGGTGGCTTAGTTGCTTGCTACCGTAACTGGACATACTCTCTTTTCTACATTCTTTCTGAATTGTGGGGAAGCGCTGTTCTTTCCTTGATGTTCTGGGGCTTTGCAAATGACATCATGAAAATCACAGAAGCAAAACGTTTTTACACTTTGCTAGGATTAGGAGCAAACGTGGCATTGCTCGTTTCCGGTCCTGCGATTATGTACTTCTCTGATATTCGTAAACATCTTCCAGCTGGTGTAGATGCATGGCAAGTTTCCCTTAACTACTTAATGGGATCCGTTGTTCTTGCAGGTGTTTGTGTGGTGGCTGTTTACTGGTGGATGCAGCGTAACGTGATGACAGATCCTCGTTACTATGATCCAAGTGATGTAAAACAACCTAAAAAAGCAAAAGCTAAAATGTCTATCATGGAAAGCTTCGCATTCTTAGGTAAGTCCAAGTACATTCTATGCATCGCAATCTTAGTGATCTGCTACGGGATTTCAATTAACCTTGTAGAAGTAACCTGGAAGAACCAGCTTAAATTGCAATATCCTAATCCAAATGAATATAACACATTCATGGGAGCCTTCTCTACATTCACGGGTGCTATCACGATCATTATGATGTTCGTTGGTGGATACATCGTACGTAAGAAGGGATGGGGATTTGCAGCGATGACAACTCCAACTGTATTGCTTCTCACAGGCTTAGGATTCTTCTCCTTCGTGATTTTCCGTGATTCTCTACAGGGATACATCGCAATGTTGGGAACAACTCCATTGATGCTTGCTGTTGTGATTGGAATGATCCAAAACATCATGAGTAAATCGACAAAGTATTCCTTGTTCGATCCGACCAAAGAAATGGCTTATATCCCTCTTGACCAAGAGTCAAAAGTTAAAGGGAAAGCGGCTATTGACGTGGTAGGAGCTCGTCTTGGAAAATCCGGTGGTTCATTCATTCAGCAAGGTCTTCTTGTGTTCTTCGGAACAATCAGCGCAATTACTCCATATGTTGCAGTTGCAACAATTGCAGTAATCGTTGTATGGATGATCGCAGTACGCTCTCTGAATAAGCAATTCGTTGCTTTGACAGGGGAAACTATTGCGAAGCCTGCAGTTCCTGTGGCAGCAGTTAAAGCCGCAACAGAAACAACGGCTGCATAA